In one Ischnura elegans chromosome 13, ioIscEleg1.1, whole genome shotgun sequence genomic region, the following are encoded:
- the LOC124170426 gene encoding gastrula zinc finger protein XlCGF8.2DB-like, whose product MGGNSEVLNCLIENPGNSYSSNEDSYNCFNCRDVFNNKKKLMKHMKIPFVARNFDAAAESSFVGVSLEALPSGGHSSSCEPTISKALSGQERKRLEPMPKENVLIKETSGGKGDETNTRLLTRSFTSNLVRHVRTHTGDKPYSCSICRKCFTQNDHIKSHMRQHSGEKPFICNLCSKSFARKSQLTLHIQRHSGEKPFSCDVCEMSFSDKSSLVRHVRTHTGEKPFSCDECEKSFWNKSDLVRHVRTHTAEKPHSCRICKKYFTQKGTLKSHMRTHTGPFICNVCEKSFARKSQLASHIRTHSGEKPYSCSICCKHFTKRCSLNSHMRLHMGERGIKS is encoded by the exons ATGGGAGGCAACAGCGAGGTACTTAATTGCTTGATCGAAAATCCAGGGAACAGttacagttcaaacgaagattcatataattgcttcaactgcagagatgtGTTCAACAACAAGAAGAAGctaatgaaacacatgaaaattccTTTTGTTGCTCGTAATTTTGATGCTGCAGCAGAATCATCATTCGTAGGTGTGTCTCTGGAAGCACTTCCATCAGGCGGACACAGCAGTTCTTGCGAGCCTACCATCTCAAAGGCTTTAAGTGGGCAGGAGAGGAAAAGACTAGAGCCCATGCCAAAAGAAAATGTGCTCATCAAGGAAACCAGCGGAGGAAAAGGGGACGAGACAAATACAAGACTATTGACGAGAAGTTTCACA AgcaacttagttagacatgttcGTACGCatacgggggataaaccgtattcttgtagcatttgccgcaagtgtttcactcagaaTGATCATATTAAGAGTCACATGCGACAACACTCGGGAGAAAAGCCTTTTATATGCAACCTGTGCAGCAAGTCCTTCGCTAGGAAAAGTCAGCTCACCTTACACATTCAAAGACACTCGGGAGAGAAACCATTTTCTTGCGACGTGTGTGAAAtgtctttctcggataagagtaGTTTAGTTCGACATGTacgcacgcacacgggagagaaaccgttTTCCTGcgacgagtgtgaaaagtctttctggaataagagcgacttagttagacatgtacgtacGCACACGGCAGAGAAACCCCACTCGTGCAGAATCTGCAAGAAATATTTCACTCAGAAGGGCACTCTCAAAAGTCAcatgcgaacacacacggga CCTTTTATATGCaatgtgtgtgaaaagtctttcgcTAGGAAAAGTCAGCTCGCCTCACACATTCGAACACactcgggagagaaaccttattcttgtagcatttgctgcaagcATTTCACAAAAAGATGTTCTCTCAACAGTCACATGCGTTTGCATATGGGTGAGAGAGGCATTAAATCATGA